The Candidatus Methylomirabilota bacterium genome contains the following window.
CGCGACGAATGTCCTCTCGGTCTTCATCTACCGTGAAGCGTTCCGGAACTTCCGGGTCGGCCAGGCGTCCGCGCTGGCCCTGGTCGGCGCCGGTCTGGGGCTGCTGGCCGCCATCGCCTACTTCGCGCTGGAGAAGCGGGATGAGCATGGGTAGGGCCTGGCGGACCGTCCCCGGGCTGACCGGGACCTACCTGCTGGCCGGGCTGTTCGCGGTCGGCGCGGCCTTTCCGCTCTACTGGATGGTGGTGGCGGCGCTCCAGCCCGGCCGCGAGCTGTTCAGCTACCCGCCCCGCCTCCTCCCCCGGCTGGGGGAGCTGGGCGTCTTCGGCCGGCTCTTCGCCACCCAGCCCATGCTGGTGTGGCTGGCCAACACGGTGCTGGTCGCGACCGGAGTCGCCCTGATCTCGGTCGGGCTCGCCGTCCTCGCCGCCTACGCGCTCTCGCGATTCCGCTTCCCCGGTCGGACCGGCATCCAGTTCGTCCTGCTGCTGACCCAGATGCTGCCCAGCACGGTGCTGATCGTTCCCCTGTTCATCCTGTTCCGCCAGCTCCACATGCTCAACACCCGGACCGCGATCGTCCTGGCCCAGGCCGCCCTGGTCGCGCCGATCGCCGTGTGGATCATCAAGGCCTTCATGGACACGATTCCCGTCGAGATCGAGGAGGCGGCCCTCATCGACGGCTGCTCTCCCCTTGCCGTCCTGGGGCGGATCACGCTGCCGCTGGCCGCGCCGTCCATCGTCGCCGCCTTCGCCATGAGCTTCTTCGAGGCCTGGAACGTGTTCGTCTACGCCCTGACCTTCGCGCCCGACCGCGAGCTGTGGGTATCGGCCGTCGGGCTGGCGTCGTGGATCGGCGAGCTCACCACGCCCGTCGAGATCATGATGTCCGGGGCGGTGGTCTTCGCGCTCCCCTCGGTCGTCGTCTTCCTGGCTCTGCAGCAGCGCCTGGTGGGGGGGCTGTCGGCCGGCGCCCTCCACTAGATCACTTCGGGGGGGTCTCGGAAGACCCCCCCGAGGGCCCCCCCGTCGTGGCGGCGGCAAAAGCCGCCGCTCGGAGTACTCCTCCGCACACCACGCGCTCGGTGGTCGGCGCCGAGTTACTCCGAGACAGACTACTCCATCTCTCGGACGATCCGGCTTCAGCCTTCCTCGCGGGCGAACATGGAAGGCTGGTAGGGCAGGAACTGCCCTCGCTGCTCGTAGAGTCGATGGTACTTCTGCACCTTCGCCTCGTC
Protein-coding sequences here:
- a CDS encoding carbohydrate ABC transporter permease produces the protein MSMGRAWRTVPGLTGTYLLAGLFAVGAAFPLYWMVVAALQPGRELFSYPPRLLPRLGELGVFGRLFATQPMLVWLANTVLVATGVALISVGLAVLAAYALSRFRFPGRTGIQFVLLLTQMLPSTVLIVPLFILFRQLHMLNTRTAIVLAQAALVAPIAVWIIKAFMDTIPVEIEEAALIDGCSPLAVLGRITLPLAAPSIVAAFAMSFFEAWNVFVYALTFAPDRELWVSAVGLASWIGELTTPVEIMMSGAVVFALPSVVVFLALQQRLVGGLSAGALH